A section of the Echeneis naucrates chromosome 12, fEcheNa1.1, whole genome shotgun sequence genome encodes:
- the ccbe1 gene encoding collagen and calcium-binding EGF domain-containing protein 1 isoform X2: protein MTLTHNSGPLLLTLTCMCFSGGLLWSYQEEDGSDGGECSENNISTTKYPCVKSTGEVTTCYRKKCCKGFKFVLGHCIPEDYDVCADAPCEQQCTDHFGRVVCTCYPGYYYDRERHRRRDKPYCLDIDECADKNTTVCSQICINSLGSYRCECEKGYFLEEDGKTCTKGERVHLFEKSDNVMNAGTCSATCNDFHQIKTSVLQLKQKMAMLSNSADIPEQMTSEKFQTSSVFLPGPPGLPGPPGDPGPVGSPGFQGLVGPPGPPGPRGLMGPIGPTPDLNHIKRGPRGPVGPPGAQGKDGLKGDRGAPGPVGPPGPPGSFDFLLLLMADIRNDIADLQSKVYGRPMLSPGDFTSVPDSWRENQESLDAGSGEEFKDPPARTGGGAKRSRKRKPGRDRTDLDQNI from the exons ATGACACTGACGCACAACAGCGGCCCTCTCCTGCTCACCCTCACCTGCATGTGCTTCTCCGGGGGGCTGCTGTGGTCCtaccaggaggaggatggcaGTGACGG AGGAGagtgctctgaaaataacatcTCCACAACGAAATACCCCTGCGTGAAGTCGACTGGAGAAGTTACGACGTGTTACAG AAAGAAATGCTGCAAGGGCTTCAAGTTTGTTTTAGGCCACTGTATCCCTGAAG aTTATGACGTGTGTGCCGACGCCCCCTGTGAGCAACAGTGCACCGACCATTTCGGCCGAGTGGTGTGCACCTGTTACCCCGGGTACTACTACGACCGGGAACGCCACAGAAGGCGCGACAAGCCCTACTGTCTGG ATATTGACGAGTGTgcggacaaaaacacaactgtgtgcTCTCAGATCTGCATCAATTCTTTGGGGAGCTacaggtgtgagtgtgagaaagGCTATTTTCTGGAAGAAGATGGGAAAACCTGCACCAAAGGGGAGCGAG TGCACCTTTTTGAGAAGTCTGACAACGTGATGAACGCGGGAACTTGCTCAGCCACCTGTAACGATTTCCACCAGATCAAGACGTCTGTCCTGCAGCTCAAACAGAAG ATGGCCATGCTGTCAAACAGTGCTGACATCCCTGAGCAAATGACCAGTGAGAAATTCCAGACATCCTCCGTGTTTTTACCGGGGCCTCCAGGTCTCCCTGGTCCTCCAG gaGATCCAGGTCCAGTGGGCTCTCCAGGATTTCAAGGACTGGTGGGGCCCCCTGGCCCTCCTGGTCCCAGGGGCTTGATGGGGCCCATTGGACCCACACCAGACTTGAACCACATCAAACGTGGCCCTCGAGGACCAGTG GGGCCTCCTGGAGCACAAGGAAAAGATGGCCTGAAG ggAGATAGAGGAGCTCCTGGCCCTGTTGGACCACCG GGTCCACCAGGATCCTTTGATTTCCTGCTCCTTCTGATGGCTGACATCCGGAACGACATCGCTGACCTGCAGAGCAAGGTGTACGGTCGACCTATGCTCTCCCCGGGGGACTTTACTTCAGTCCCCGACAGCTGGAGGGAAAACCAGGAAAGTCTGGATGCAGGCTCGGGTGAGGAATTCAAGGACCCTCCAGCCCGAACAGGTGGAGGGgccaagaggagcaggaagaggaaaccGGGGCGAGACAGGACAGACTTGGACCAGAATATTTAA
- the ccbe1 gene encoding collagen and calcium-binding EGF domain-containing protein 1 isoform X1: MTLTHNSGPLLLTLTCMCFSGGLLWSYQEEDGSDGGECSENNISTTKYPCVKSTGEVTTCYRKKCCKGFKFVLGHCIPEDYDVCADAPCEQQCTDHFGRVVCTCYPGYYYDRERHRRRDKPYCLDIDECADKNTTVCSQICINSLGSYRCECEKGYFLEEDGKTCTKGERAVHLFEKSDNVMNAGTCSATCNDFHQIKTSVLQLKQKMAMLSNSADIPEQMTSEKFQTSSVFLPGPPGLPGPPGDPGPVGSPGFQGLVGPPGPPGPRGLMGPIGPTPDLNHIKRGPRGPVGPPGAQGKDGLKGDRGAPGPVGPPGPPGSFDFLLLLMADIRNDIADLQSKVYGRPMLSPGDFTSVPDSWRENQESLDAGSGEEFKDPPARTGGGAKRSRKRKPGRDRTDLDQNI, from the exons ATGACACTGACGCACAACAGCGGCCCTCTCCTGCTCACCCTCACCTGCATGTGCTTCTCCGGGGGGCTGCTGTGGTCCtaccaggaggaggatggcaGTGACGG AGGAGagtgctctgaaaataacatcTCCACAACGAAATACCCCTGCGTGAAGTCGACTGGAGAAGTTACGACGTGTTACAG AAAGAAATGCTGCAAGGGCTTCAAGTTTGTTTTAGGCCACTGTATCCCTGAAG aTTATGACGTGTGTGCCGACGCCCCCTGTGAGCAACAGTGCACCGACCATTTCGGCCGAGTGGTGTGCACCTGTTACCCCGGGTACTACTACGACCGGGAACGCCACAGAAGGCGCGACAAGCCCTACTGTCTGG ATATTGACGAGTGTgcggacaaaaacacaactgtgtgcTCTCAGATCTGCATCAATTCTTTGGGGAGCTacaggtgtgagtgtgagaaagGCTATTTTCTGGAAGAAGATGGGAAAACCTGCACCAAAGGGGAGCGAG CAGTGCACCTTTTTGAGAAGTCTGACAACGTGATGAACGCGGGAACTTGCTCAGCCACCTGTAACGATTTCCACCAGATCAAGACGTCTGTCCTGCAGCTCAAACAGAAG ATGGCCATGCTGTCAAACAGTGCTGACATCCCTGAGCAAATGACCAGTGAGAAATTCCAGACATCCTCCGTGTTTTTACCGGGGCCTCCAGGTCTCCCTGGTCCTCCAG gaGATCCAGGTCCAGTGGGCTCTCCAGGATTTCAAGGACTGGTGGGGCCCCCTGGCCCTCCTGGTCCCAGGGGCTTGATGGGGCCCATTGGACCCACACCAGACTTGAACCACATCAAACGTGGCCCTCGAGGACCAGTG GGGCCTCCTGGAGCACAAGGAAAAGATGGCCTGAAG ggAGATAGAGGAGCTCCTGGCCCTGTTGGACCACCG GGTCCACCAGGATCCTTTGATTTCCTGCTCCTTCTGATGGCTGACATCCGGAACGACATCGCTGACCTGCAGAGCAAGGTGTACGGTCGACCTATGCTCTCCCCGGGGGACTTTACTTCAGTCCCCGACAGCTGGAGGGAAAACCAGGAAAGTCTGGATGCAGGCTCGGGTGAGGAATTCAAGGACCCTCCAGCCCGAACAGGTGGAGGGgccaagaggagcaggaagaggaaaccGGGGCGAGACAGGACAGACTTGGACCAGAATATTTAA